The Esox lucius isolate fEsoLuc1 chromosome 5, fEsoLuc1.pri, whole genome shotgun sequence genome includes a region encoding these proteins:
- the LOC105007653 gene encoding uncharacterized protein LOC105007653 isoform X4 — translation MNNCSHAKDFSWMENGTLVKVEGEAVTVRESPSVKEEDAVIEEMTVTDNLSGVEEEIGTDTPNTNSLQISLTVSEEEVPSEQQHCKREWSPSLGQEDPQPGQIKEEPKELWIGQEREQLQGLFEDFIFTPPCVKSERQKDSLLCEPILAGFPTLRRLEISKLESFRVLFNDHLTVSAAVEVFEAIEKRIAKYEEENDLFRRLMRITPETKPCETDVPAEQQHCKRGWNSSLGQEDPEPTQIKEGQKELRIGQDEEPFFDSKDLVFPLPCVKNDCDQKDPCQKFPTLNQLKISKLRSFCVLFNAQAQAAEGVFRVVEKMLTEYQRENDWLRRMLWITPEIRLCRIDSLQISLTVSEEEVPSEQQHCKREWSPSLGQEDPQPGQIKEEPKELWIGQEREQLQGLFDTKDFIFAPPCVKSERQKDSLLSEPISAGFPTLSRLEISKLESFRVLFNDHLTVSAAVEVFGAVEKRIAKYEEENYLFRRLMRITPETKPCETDALQLFLAVSKDVPAEQQHCKRGWNSSLGQEDPEPTQIKEGQKELRIGQDEEPFFDSKDLVFPLPCVKNDCDQKDPCQKFPTLNQLKISKLRSFCVLFNAQAQAAGGVFRVVEKMLTEYQRENDWLRRMLWITPEIRLCRIEVTPEQHHCKQEWSPSLGQEDPEPTQIKEERHIGQEVEPVQQLFHDKCVKRVSYQEDQTSIMLSKNHYHDKGKMFALKADLQGRVTAPKERPIECIYCRKCYNSTSKLKAHVRLLHRGKPCPCKYCGKPFKHKGDLSKHMRSHTGEKPFSCGDCGKSFSVTKNLTRHKLIHTGEKPFHCDDCGLNFSLKRNLNRHQLIHTGEKPFKCDDCGRSFRVKESLTDHMRTHTGEKPLRCGECGNSFNYKQALKRHMLTHSRETKL, via the exons ACTCCCTGCAgatctctctcactgtctctgaaGAGGAGGTTCCATCTGAGCAGCAGCACTGCAAGCGAGAGTGGAGCCCCAGTCTGGGGCAGGAGGACCCCCAGCCCGGACAGATTAAAGAAGAACCGAAAGAACTGTGGATTGGTCAGGAGAGAGAGCAGCTTCAAGGGCTCTTTGAAGACTTCATATTCACTCCACCTTGTGTGAAAAGTGAACGTCAAAAGGATTCCCTTCTGTGTGAACCAATATTAGCAGGTTTCCCAACTCTGCGTCGACTGGAAATCTCTAAGCTAGAGTCGTTTCGTGTTCTTTTTAATGACCATTTAACTGTGTCGGCTGCTGTTGAGGTTTTTGAGGCAATTGAGAAAAGGATAGCAAAGTATGAGGAGGAGAATGATCTGTTCCGAAGACTGATGCGGATCACACCAGAGACCAAACCATGTGAGACAG ACGTTCCAGCTGAGCAGCAGCACTGTAAGCGGGGGTGGAACTCCAGTCTGGGGCAGGAGGACCCAGAGCCCACTCAGATTAAAGAGGGACAGAAGGAACTGCGGATCGGTCAGGATGAAGAGCCATTCTTTGATTCAAAAGACTTAGTTTTCCCTCTTCCCTGTGTGAAAAATGATTGTGATCAGAAGGATCCATGCCAAAAATTCCCAACTCTCAATCAACTGAAAATATCTAAACTACGGTCGTTTTGTGTGCTTTTCAATGCACAAGCACAAGCTGCTGAAGGGGTTTTCAGGGTTGTTGAGAAAATGTTAACTGAGTACCAGCGGGAGAATGACTGGCTACGGAGAATGCTGTGGATCACACCAGAGATAAGACTATGCAGAATAG ACTCCCTGCAgatctctctcactgtctctgaaGAGGAGGTTCCATCTGAGCAGCAGCACTGCAAGCGAGAGTGGAGCCCCAGTCTGGGGCAGGAGGACCCCCAGCCCGGACAGATTAAAGAGGAACCGAAAGAACTGTGGATCGGTCAGGAGAGAGAGCAGCTTCAAGGGCTCTTTGATACCAAAGACTTCATATTCGCTCCACCTTGTGTGAAAAGTGAACGTCAAAAAGATTCCCTTCTGTCTGAACCAATATCAGCAGGTTTCCCAACTCTGAGTCGACTGGAAATCTCTAAGCTAGAGTCGTTTCGTGTTCTTTTTAATGACCATTTAACTGTGTCTGCTGCTGTTGAGGTTTTTGGGGCAGTTGAGAAAAGGATAGCAAAGTATGAGGAGGAGAATTATCTGTTCCGGAGACTGATGCGGATCACACCAGAGACCAAACCATGTGAGACAG ATGCCCTGCAGTTATTTCTCGCTGTCTCTAAAGACGTTCCAGCTGAGCAGCAGCACTGTAAGCGGGGGTGGAACTCCAGTCTGGGGCAGGAGGACCCAGAACCCACTCAGATTAAAGAGGGACAGAAGGAACTGCGGATCGGTCAGGATGAAGAGCCATTCTTTGATTCAAAAGACTTAGTTTTCCCTCTTCCCTGTGTGAAAAATGATTGTGATCAGAAGGATCCATGCCAAAAATTCCCAACTCTCAATCAACTGAAAATATCTAAACTACGGTCGTTTTGTGTGCTTTTCAATGCACAAGCACAAGCTGCTGGAGGGGTTTTCAGGGTTGTTGAGAAAATGTTAACTGAGTACCAGCGGGAGAATGACTGGCTACGGAGAATGCTGTGGATCACACCAGAGATAAGACTATGCAGAATAG AGGTTACCCCTGAGCAGCACCACTGCAAGCAAGAGTGGAGCCCCAGTCTGGGGCAGGAGGACCCAGAGCCCACACAAATTAAAGAGGAACGCCATATCGGTCAAGAGGTAGAGCCAGTTCAACAGCTCTTTCATGACAAATGTGTGAAAAGGGTAAGTTATCAGGAAGACCAAACCAGCATTATGTTGAGCAAAAACCATTACCATGACAAAGGTAAAATGTTTGCACTGAAAGCTGACTTGCAGGGGCGAGTGACTGCTCCCAAGGAAAGACCGATTGAATGCATCTACTGCAGAAAATGCTACAACTCCACATCTAAACTGAAGGCCCATGTCAGACTCTTACACCGTGGGAAACCTTGCCCCTGCAAATACTGTGGCAAGCCTTTCAAACACAAAGGAGATCTTTCTAAGCACATGAGgtctcacacaggagagaaacccttTAGCTGTGGAGATTGTGGTAAAAGCTTTAGTGTCACAAAGAACTTAACCAGGCATAAACTtattcacacaggagagaaaccttttCACTGTGATGATTGTGGTTTGAACTTCAGTCTGAAGCGGAACTTAAACAGGCATCAACTAAttcacacaggtgagaaaccgTTTAAATGTGATGACTGTGGGAGAAGCTTCAGAGTCAAAGAGAGCCTAACCGATCATATGcggacacacacaggagagaaaccactACGTTGTGGAGAGTGTGGGAACTCATTCAATTACAAGCAGGCCCTAAAGCGCCATATGCTGACTCACAGTAGAGAAACAAAGTTGTGA
- the LOC105007653 gene encoding uncharacterized protein LOC105007653 isoform X6 has product MVNRLNSLQISLTVSEEEVPSEQQHCKREWSPSLGQEDPQPGQIKEEPKELWIGQEREQLQGLFEDFIFTPPCVKSERQKDSLLCEPILAGFPTLRRLEISKLESFRVLFNDHLTVSAAVEVFEAIEKRIAKYEEENDLFRRLMRITPETKPCETDALQLFLAVSKDVPAEQQHCKRGWNSSLGQEDPEPTQIKEGQKELRIGQDEEPFFDSKDLVFPLPCVKNDCDQKDPCQKFPTLNQLKISKLRSFCVLFNAQAQAAEGVFRVVEKMLTEYQRENDWLRRMLWITPEIRLCRIDSLQISLTVSEEEVPSEQQHCKREWSPSLGQEDPQPGQIKEEPKELWIGQEREQLQGLFDTKDFIFAPPCVKSERQKDSLLSEPISAGFPTLSRLEISKLESFRVLFNDHLTVSAAVEVFGAVEKRIAKYEEENYLFRRLMRITPETKPCETDALQLFLAVSKDVPAEQQHCKRGWNSSLGQEDPEPTQIKEGQKELRIGQDEEPFFDSKDLVFPLPCVKNDCDQKDPCQKFPTLNQLKISKLRSFCVLFNAQAQAAGGVFRVVEKMLTEYQRENDWLRRMLWITPEIRLCRIEVTPEQHHCKQEWSPSLGQEDPEPTQIKEERHIGQEVEPVQQLFHDKCVKRVSYQEDQTSIMLSKNHYHDKGKMFALKADLQGRVTAPKERPIECIYCRKCYNSTSKLKAHVRLLHRGKPCPCKYCGKPFKHKGDLSKHMRSHTGEKPFSCGDCGKSFSVTKNLTRHKLIHTGEKPFHCDDCGLNFSLKRNLNRHQLIHTGEKPFKCDDCGRSFRVKESLTDHMRTHTGEKPLRCGECGNSFNYKQALKRHMLTHSRETKL; this is encoded by the exons ACTCCCTGCAgatctctctcactgtctctgaaGAGGAGGTTCCATCTGAGCAGCAGCACTGCAAGCGAGAGTGGAGCCCCAGTCTGGGGCAGGAGGACCCCCAGCCCGGACAGATTAAAGAAGAACCGAAAGAACTGTGGATTGGTCAGGAGAGAGAGCAGCTTCAAGGGCTCTTTGAAGACTTCATATTCACTCCACCTTGTGTGAAAAGTGAACGTCAAAAGGATTCCCTTCTGTGTGAACCAATATTAGCAGGTTTCCCAACTCTGCGTCGACTGGAAATCTCTAAGCTAGAGTCGTTTCGTGTTCTTTTTAATGACCATTTAACTGTGTCGGCTGCTGTTGAGGTTTTTGAGGCAATTGAGAAAAGGATAGCAAAGTATGAGGAGGAGAATGATCTGTTCCGAAGACTGATGCGGATCACACCAGAGACCAAACCATGTGAGACAG ATGCCCTGCAGTTATTTCTCGCTGTCTCTAAAGACGTTCCAGCTGAGCAGCAGCACTGTAAGCGGGGGTGGAACTCCAGTCTGGGGCAGGAGGACCCAGAGCCCACTCAGATTAAAGAGGGACAGAAGGAACTGCGGATCGGTCAGGATGAAGAGCCATTCTTTGATTCAAAAGACTTAGTTTTCCCTCTTCCCTGTGTGAAAAATGATTGTGATCAGAAGGATCCATGCCAAAAATTCCCAACTCTCAATCAACTGAAAATATCTAAACTACGGTCGTTTTGTGTGCTTTTCAATGCACAAGCACAAGCTGCTGAAGGGGTTTTCAGGGTTGTTGAGAAAATGTTAACTGAGTACCAGCGGGAGAATGACTGGCTACGGAGAATGCTGTGGATCACACCAGAGATAAGACTATGCAGAATAG ACTCCCTGCAgatctctctcactgtctctgaaGAGGAGGTTCCATCTGAGCAGCAGCACTGCAAGCGAGAGTGGAGCCCCAGTCTGGGGCAGGAGGACCCCCAGCCCGGACAGATTAAAGAGGAACCGAAAGAACTGTGGATCGGTCAGGAGAGAGAGCAGCTTCAAGGGCTCTTTGATACCAAAGACTTCATATTCGCTCCACCTTGTGTGAAAAGTGAACGTCAAAAAGATTCCCTTCTGTCTGAACCAATATCAGCAGGTTTCCCAACTCTGAGTCGACTGGAAATCTCTAAGCTAGAGTCGTTTCGTGTTCTTTTTAATGACCATTTAACTGTGTCTGCTGCTGTTGAGGTTTTTGGGGCAGTTGAGAAAAGGATAGCAAAGTATGAGGAGGAGAATTATCTGTTCCGGAGACTGATGCGGATCACACCAGAGACCAAACCATGTGAGACAG ATGCCCTGCAGTTATTTCTCGCTGTCTCTAAAGACGTTCCAGCTGAGCAGCAGCACTGTAAGCGGGGGTGGAACTCCAGTCTGGGGCAGGAGGACCCAGAACCCACTCAGATTAAAGAGGGACAGAAGGAACTGCGGATCGGTCAGGATGAAGAGCCATTCTTTGATTCAAAAGACTTAGTTTTCCCTCTTCCCTGTGTGAAAAATGATTGTGATCAGAAGGATCCATGCCAAAAATTCCCAACTCTCAATCAACTGAAAATATCTAAACTACGGTCGTTTTGTGTGCTTTTCAATGCACAAGCACAAGCTGCTGGAGGGGTTTTCAGGGTTGTTGAGAAAATGTTAACTGAGTACCAGCGGGAGAATGACTGGCTACGGAGAATGCTGTGGATCACACCAGAGATAAGACTATGCAGAATAG AGGTTACCCCTGAGCAGCACCACTGCAAGCAAGAGTGGAGCCCCAGTCTGGGGCAGGAGGACCCAGAGCCCACACAAATTAAAGAGGAACGCCATATCGGTCAAGAGGTAGAGCCAGTTCAACAGCTCTTTCATGACAAATGTGTGAAAAGGGTAAGTTATCAGGAAGACCAAACCAGCATTATGTTGAGCAAAAACCATTACCATGACAAAGGTAAAATGTTTGCACTGAAAGCTGACTTGCAGGGGCGAGTGACTGCTCCCAAGGAAAGACCGATTGAATGCATCTACTGCAGAAAATGCTACAACTCCACATCTAAACTGAAGGCCCATGTCAGACTCTTACACCGTGGGAAACCTTGCCCCTGCAAATACTGTGGCAAGCCTTTCAAACACAAAGGAGATCTTTCTAAGCACATGAGgtctcacacaggagagaaacccttTAGCTGTGGAGATTGTGGTAAAAGCTTTAGTGTCACAAAGAACTTAACCAGGCATAAACTtattcacacaggagagaaaccttttCACTGTGATGATTGTGGTTTGAACTTCAGTCTGAAGCGGAACTTAAACAGGCATCAACTAAttcacacaggtgagaaaccgTTTAAATGTGATGACTGTGGGAGAAGCTTCAGAGTCAAAGAGAGCCTAACCGATCATATGcggacacacacaggagagaaaccactACGTTGTGGAGAGTGTGGGAACTCATTCAATTACAAGCAGGCCCTAAAGCGCCATATGCTGACTCACAGTAGAGAAACAAAGTTGTGA